The nucleotide sequence CGCGGCCAGCAGGTCGATCTCGATCGCGTCGTGGCACGGCCAGCCGGCCGAGCCGTAGATCTGGCGCAGCCGGCGCGCATGGGCCTTGCCCAGCGGCGGCTCGGACGAGGGGAGGGGCGCGGGAGGGCTCACGGCGGCGCAGTGTAAGGCGCAACCGTAGGCACCTTCCCACGCGGGTTATCGTGTTTGCCTGATCCGCAGGGTGGGGGCGGTCACCACAATGCGCGCATGACCGAAAGAGCGACCTTTGGCATCACTGCGTTGCGCTACGCGGGGGCCCATATCGTCGAAGCCATGATGGGACTGGTGGACGCCGCCCACGCCAGGTGGGACGTCCTGCCGGCCCCCACGCGGGTGAACGAGGTGGTGGACCACCTGGTCGAAGGCGACACCGTCATCACGCTCTTCCCCGACGAGGACGGCGGCTGGGCGCCGGGGCCGGAGGTCAAGGTCGACGTCCTGGCGGAGGGCGTCGAAACCCTGGCCCTGGCCGAGGAGTCGCCCGGCCGGCGGCTGCACGACCTGCCGCGCTTCTGAAAGCGGCGTTGCCGCCTCTGCCAGTGCAGCTTGCCATGGGGGCAGGAATTCCCCTGCCTTGACCGCCCCGTTGCTTGCTGCCCGGGCCGGTTTGGCATGGCCGGATTGCCGGGAAACCAGGCAGTCTCTGCAGTAGTGACGTCCTGTGCCTCATCGTCACATGCATTTACGCCAAGGACGTGCATTAAGGCTGAGGCACAAGCGGCATAGATGCCGACAACCGTGTCCGTCCGCAACCTACAAGCCCGTCGCGGGTCTGTGCCCCAACATCGCGCCTAGATTTGACTCGGCAGACAACAAGCGGAATGGGACTCCAAGCCATGGTTCAAAGAAGTTTTTCGAGGCGGGGGAAGGGCGCAGGCAGCGACGGCAGGCATGTAGATGCCATTCACGCCGCGTTGCACTTCGGTGAAGCCAGCAACATCGCTTCAACCGGCAGTAACGCAGTAACCGTATTTTTGTGTATCGCAGGAGCAGGGGCATGAGCGCGGCAGTAACCACTCTTCAGGCCGACCCGGCCCAATTCATGCAACTCGCGGCTCAGGGCGCCAGCCTTTCCAGCCATGCCGACCTGTGGCAATGGCTGCAGGGCGGCGTGCAGAAGCTGCTGCCGCACGATGTCCTGCTGGTGTGCTGGGGCGACTTCCGTTCGCGCAATCTGCGGTTCGACCTGGTGTCCAGCCTGCCGGGCTTGCGCACCAGCGAGTGCCAGGCTTCCATGGTCGCGCCGCTGGCCAGCTACCTGCGCGACTGCTGGGTTGCCGCGCAGAACCTGCCCTGCCAGGTAGACGTGGCCGGGTGCGCCGATCTGCTGGGCGATTCCGGCACCGGCTGGCCGGCCGGTCACCCGATCGCCGGCATGCAGTCGGCGCTGGTCCACGGCATGCAGGAGGCCGGCGACGGCACCGAGCGCATCTTCGCCATGCTCAGCCGACGGCCGCGCTACGACGCGGCGGCGGCCTCCATGCTGCGGCTGCTGGTGCCTTTCGTCGACCTGTCGCTGCGCTGCATGCCGCCCGTGCCGGCCCGGCCGGTGCACGGCGAACGCGCCTCCCTGTCGGGCGAGAAGCTGACATTGCCGGTGGCGTCGCTGAGCGAGCGCGAACGGCAGATCATGGCCTGGGTCGCCATGGGCAAGACCAATCCCGAGATCGGCTGCATCCTGCGGATCAGCGAGTTCACGGTGAAGAACCACATGAAGAGCATCTTCAGCAAGCTGGACGTGACCAACCGGGCCCAGGCCGTGGCCAAGCTGACGCGGATGGCGACCCATGCGTGAAGCCGAGTCCTTCCCGGGCCTGGGCAGCATCGCCGAGTTGAGGCGAGGCGCGACGGCGGCCAACGAGAGCCGCCTGCTGCTGGCCGTGGAGGCCGTGCTCGAGCCGCTGCTGGCGGTGCTGTCGCTGTGGCTGCTGGTGTGGCTGTTCCAGGGTGCGCTCACGCCGGTCTGGCTGGTCACCTCGGTGCTGGCCTTCGCGCTGGCCTACCCGGGCCGCCCGCAGTTGCGCGCGCCGGCGCACAAGGTGGTCGCCAACACCCTGCTGGGCTGGAGCTGGATCGCCGCGCTGTTGCTGGCGACCGGGCTGGCGACCGGGCACCTGGGCGAGCTGCCCCGGCCGGTGATCATGAACTGGCTGTGGTTCGCGCCGGCTTCCCAGCTGCTGGGCCACTGGGCGCTGCGCAAGGCGGCCCCGCACCTGGTCCGCCTGCAAGGCCCGCCGCTGCGCGCCGTGGTGGTCGGCCTGAACGAGCAGGGCGCCTCGCTGGCCGACCGGCTGACCTCCTCGGCGTACGCCGGCATCGAGCTGGTCGGCTACTTCGACGACCGGGGCGACGGCCGCCACCATCGCAGCGGGCGCTACAAGCTGCTGGGCCGCCTGACCGACGTGGCGGCCTTCGTCAAGACGCACCGCGTCCAGCTGATCTACCTGTCGCTGCCGATGGCTTCGCAGCCGCGCATCAAGGAACTGCTGGATGCGCTGAAGGACACCACGGCTTCGGTGTACTTCGTGCCCGACATGTTCGTGACCGACCTGATCCAGGGCCGCACCGACTCGGTCTGCGGCATGCCGGTGATCTCGGTGTGCGAGACCCCGTTCCGCGGGCACGCCGGCCTGATGAAGCGCGCCAGCGACATCGTGCTGTCGGCGCTGATCCTGCTGCTGCTGTCGCCGCTGCTGCTGGCGATCGCCGCTGCCGTCAAGCTCGGCTCGCCCGGCCCGGTGATCTTCCGTCAGCGCCGCTACGGCCTGGACGGCCAGGAGATCGTGGTCTACAAGTTCCGCTCCATGACCGTCACCGAGGACGGCAGCAGCATCCAGCAGGCGCGCCGCAACGACCAGCGTGTCACGCGGCTGGGCGCCTTCTTGCGCCGTACCTCCATGGATGAGCTGCCTCAGTTCATCAACGTGCTGCAGGGGCGCATGAGCATCGTCGGGCCGCGGCCGCACGCGGTGGCCCACAACGAGTTCTACCGCTCGCTGATCAAGAGCTACATGATTCGCCATAAGGTCAAACCCGGCATTACCGGCTGGGCCCAGGTGAACGGCTACAGGGGCGAGACCGACTCGCTCGAGAAGATGGAAGGGCGCGTCCGCTATGACCTGGACTACCTGCGCAACTGGTCTATCCGGCTGGACTTGTACATAATTTTCCGGACCGTGCGATTGGTCTTCAGGGACAGCGCGGCCTACTAGCGGGGCGGTAGTCCAAATGAGCCATTGCTGGAGCGTATGTGCATCGCCCACCATCGAAAACCGGATACGTCTGCTCCGCGCATTCGCAAGGAGAGCGCCGGATGCGTATCCCAGACAAGGAAAAAAAGTGAAGAAACTGCCTAAGCAATCCCTCATCGGCCTGGCCGCGCTGTGCGTGCTGCCGGCTGCCGTCCAAGCACAGTTGCAGTACCAGGAGCCCTATGCGGGCGACACGCTGCAGTTCCGGGCGCTGGCCGGCCTGCAGCACGACTCCAACGTGCTGCGCACGCGCGACGGCGAGTCGGACCAGGTTGGGGTGCTGGGCGCCGGCATCAGGTTCGACAAGCAGATCAGCCTGCAGCGCATCACCATCGATGCCGAGGCCAATGCCTACCGCCACCGGGATTTCTCGGAGCTGAACTACGAGACCCTGAACTACAACGCCGCCTGGAACTTCTCGCTGACCCCGCGCCTGCGCGGCACGGTGTCGGCCGACCGGCGCCAGTTCCGCGATGTCGTGGACGCGCTGGGCGGCGGCAGCGCCGTCGACCTGCGCACCGAGCGCACCGAGCAGGTGCAGGGCCTGTACGAGATCGGCGGCGGCTGGCGCGCGGTGGGCGGGCTGCTGCAGACGCGCAGCAGGAGCGACGAGCCGCGTGCCTTCGAGTCCAGCCCCACGGTGCGCAGCGCGCGCGTCGGCGGCGGCTACGAGTTCGGCTCCGGCGCCTCGGTGTACGTGCGCTACCGCTACGGCACGGGCGAGTACGACAACGTGGTGGTCGGCCAGGACTTCAAGGAGACCGAGCCCGACATCGTCGTGCGCTGGCCCGTCACGGCCAAGACCACGGTGGACGCGCGCGTGGGCTACCTGCGGCGCGAGCACGACGACGGCGGGGGATTCCGCGACTTCAGCGGCGGCGTCTTCAACGCCAACGCGTACTGGGACATCACCGCCAAGACCCGCCTGACGGGCGGCTTCGCGCGCGAGATCGGCAGCTACGAGTTCATCGGCGGCGGCAATGTGCGCACCAACCGCCTGTACGTCGGGCCGATGTGGATGCCCACCGAGCTGGTCACCGTCAGCCTGCGCTACGAGCGCGAGGAGCGGGACTGGAACGTCGGCCCCGCCTCGCCGGACGCCGCCCGCAGCGACACGACGCACTACAGCTCGGCCATGGTGGAGTGGACGCCGCGGCGCTTCCTGACGCTCCAGGCGTCGCTGCGCGCCGAGCGCCGCAACTCCAGCATCGCCTTCTTCGATTACGACGCCACCATCGTCGGCGTCGGCGCCAAGCTCACCTTCTGAAAAAGGAGATGAGCTCGCCATGACCGGTTAGCTTCATTGTCAATCCAGGGAGATTTGCCATGTCCAACACACTACGCCTCTTGCTGTCAGTCGCCGTCGCGCTGTGGGCCGCGCTCGCGTCGGCCCAGGGCGCACGGGCACAGTCCGCACCGTCCGCGCCGTCCGCCGCCGCGGCGTCGGTCGGGCCCGAGTACAAGCTGGGCCCGGGCGATTCGATCCGGGTCCAGGTATTCCAGAACCCGGACCTGACGGTGGAGGCGCGTGTGTCGGAGAACGGCACCATCAGCTACCCCCTGGTGGGCAACATGCGGCTGGGCGGGCTGTCGATCGGCGAGGCCGAGAAGCGCATCGCCTCCGCCCTGCAGCAGGGCGGCTACCTCAAGCAGCCCCAGGTCAACATCAACCTGCTCCAGGTGCGCGGCAACCAGGTCGCCGTGCTCGGGCAGGTCCAGAAACCCGGCCGTTTCCCGCTGGAGACGGCCAACGTGCGGGCCAGCGAGATGCTGGCCGCCGCCGGCGGCGTGACGCCCGACGGCGATGACACCCTGGTGGTGACCGGCACGCGCGCCGGCAAGCCGTTCCGCAAGGTCATCGACATCCCGCAGCTGTTCTCCAACGCCCGGCCGGAAGACGACATCCAGCTGACCGGCGGCGACACGCTGTACGTGGCCAAGGCCCCGGTGTTCTACATCTACGGCGAGGCCCAGAAGCCCGGCCCGTACAAGGTCGAGCGCAACATGACCGTGATGCAGGCCCTGGCGGCCGGCGGCGGCCCGACCCCGCGCGGCAGCCAGAACCGCCTGCACCTGCATCGTGCCGGCCCCAACGGACAGGTGGTGCAGACCGTGCCCAAGCTGACCGACCCGATCCAGCCGAACGACGTGCTGTTCGTTCGCGAGAGCCTGTTCTGAGGCGGATGCCATGAGTATTCAACAATTCTTTTCCATCCTGCGCGCCCGCTGGCCGGTCGCCGGCCTGATCCTGCTGGCCACCATCGGCGCCGCCCTGGCCTGGGTGCTGCTGCGCCCCACCCACTACACGGCGCGCGCGCCGGTGCTGGTCGACGTGCAGTCCGAGAACGTCGGCGGCGGCTACTCGCCGAGCCTGATCGCCAGCTACATGGCGACCCAGATCGACATCGCCAAGAGCGACCGCGTCGCCGAGCGTGTCATGGAGATCCTCAAGGACGACCTGCCGGCCTCGACCTCGCCGCTGCGGCGCACCAGCGCCGCCGCCGATCCGCAGGCCGAGCGTCGCGAGCGCATGAAGACGATCCAGGAGAACCTGGAGGTCAAGCCGGCCCGTGAGAGCAACATCATCAACATCTCCTACACCGCCAACACCGCCGCCGATGCCGCCAAGGTCGCCAACGCCTTCGCCCGGGCCTACGTGGATGTCGCGCTGGACATCAAGACCGCACCGCACAAGGCCGACGCCTCCTGGTTCGACGAGCAGGTCAAGGCCGCGCGCGCCAAGCTCGAGCAGGCGCAGATGAAGCTGTCCGAGTTCCAGCAGCGCCAGGGGATCGTCGGCGCCAACGAGACGGCGCAGGTCGATTTCGAAACCTCCCGGCTCAATGAGCTGTCCAACCAGCTGGCCCTGGTGCAGGCCCAGACCACGGACGCGCAGAGCAAGCGCGGCGCCGCCGGTGACACCGTCGCCGAGGCCATGGCGAGCCCGCTGGTCCTCAGCCTGCGCACCGACATCGCCCGCCTGGAAGGCAAGCTGCAGGACAGCTCGGCCAGCCTGGGCCCGCAGCACCCCACCATGCAGCGCATGCAGGCCGAGCTGGCTGCCCTGCGCAGCCGGCTGGGGCAGGAGACCTCGCGCATCTCGAGCTCGATCAGCACCAGCTACGAAACCGGCCGCGCCCGCGAGCGCGAGCTGCAGGCCGCGGTGGCCGCCCAGAAGGCGCGGGTGCTGGCCGTCAACAAGGACCGGGGCCAGCTCGGCCTGCTGAACAAGGACGTCGAGGCCGCGCAGCGCAACTTCGAGGCCATCACCAACAACGCTTCCAAGTCGCGGCTGCAGGCGCTGACCACCCAGACCAACCTGATGCTGCTGGCGTCCGCCGTCGAGCCTCTGGAGCCCAGCGGCCCGAGCGCCAAGCAGGCCCTGATCGTCGCCACGCTCGCCGGCCTGCTGCTGGCCGTCGCCGGCGCGCTGATGATGGAACTGGCCAACCGCCGCGTGCGCTCCATCGACGACATCACCATGGCCACCCAGCTGCCGGTGCTGGCCAGCCTGCCGGCCTCGACGCCCGCGTTCGCCGCCCTGCCGGCCTCGCGCCGCCGCCTGGCGCTGTCCAACGGGGGTACAGCATGAGCGCCGCCGCTTCCAAGCCGAATACCGCAGTGTGCAAGACGGAGATTTCACTATGAACAGCCGTGTCCTCGCGATGCCCCGCGAGTCCGAGTACAGCGTGGGCCTGCCGCGGCAGGCGGCGCTGCCGATCGGCGCGCTGCTGGTCGACAGCGGCCGGCTCTCGTTCGACGATGCCGAGCGCATCCACGACTACCAGCAGAAGACCGGCCAGCTGTACGGCGAGGCCGGGGTCGAGATGGGCCTGATCAGTCCGCAGGACGTGCGGCTGGCGCTGTCGCTGCAGTTCGGCCACATCGCGCTGCCGCGCGACGCCGGCCTGTCCAGCGAGCTGGTCGCCGCCTGGCAGCCGGAGAGCGCGGCCGTCGAGCACCTGCGCTCGCTGCGCAGCCAGCTGATGCTGCGCTGGTTCGAGAACGACGCCCGCCATGCGGCGCTGGCGGTGGTCAGCCCCGGCAAGGCCGAGGGCCGCAGCTACATCACCGCCAACCTGGCGGTGCTGTTCTCGCAGCTGGGCAAGCGCACGCTGGTGATCGACGCCGATCTGCGCAGCCCGCGCCAGCACCGCATCTTCGGCGTGCCGGGGCGGGTCGGCCTGTCGGGCATCCTGGCCGGGCGCGTGGGCGCCGACGCGGTGGTCGACATCAAGGCCGTGCCCGGCCTGTCGGTGCTGCCCGCCGGCACCACCCCGCCCAACCCGCAGGAGCTGCTGGCGCGCAGCGGTTTCTCCAAGCTGCTGTCCTCGCTGCGCTCCACCTACGACGTGATCCTGGTGGATACGCCCGCGGCCGCCGATTGCGCCGACGCGAGCACGGTGGCGGCGCGCGCCGGCGCGGCGCTGATCGTGGCCTGCCGCGACAGCAGCTCGGTGCCGCGCATCGCCGACCTGACCGACGAGCTGCGCCAGTTCGGCGTGACCGTGGTCGGGGCGGTTCTCAACGGCGCAGGCAAGGCATGATGGGACGCGCCGCCCGGCCGGCCCCCTGGGAGCCCCGGTGGAAGCAGCTGGTGCGCGCCGTGGTCCGGGTCCATTCCGGCCGTGGCGAGCAGCAGCTGCTGGACTGGCTGACCCGGGTGGAGGAGCCGACGGTGCTGGCCTTCGTCAACGCGCACGCGATGAACTCGGCGGCGGTGTCCGACCGGTTCTTCCGGGCCATCATGTCGGCCAATGTGGTGCTGCGCGACGGCATCGGCATGGCCATCCTCATGGGCCTGCTGAACCAGCGCCCCGGGCTGAACCTGAACGGGACGGACCTGATCCCCAAGATCCTCCAGCGCTACCGGGGCAGCGGGATCGCGCTGTTCGGCACCCAGGAGCCCTGGCTCTCGGCCGCCCGCGACACGGTGCTGGCCCGGCTGGCGCCGGACAGCCGCATCGTGCTGGCGCACGGCTTCCACGAGACCACGGTCTACGTGCGGGTGGCCGCCGCGCACCGGCCGCGCCTGATCGTGCTGGGCATGGGCATGCCCAAGCAGGAGGAGGTGGCGCAGGTGCTGCGCGCCGCGCTGGGCTTTCCCTGCCTCATCATCTGTGGCGGCGCCATCATCGATTTCCTGGGCAACAAGACTTCGCGCGCGCCGGCCTGGATGCGCCGCACCGGCCTGGAGTGGGCCTACCGCCTGGCGCTGGAGCCGCGGCGCCTGTTCCAGCGCTACGTCATCGGCAACCCGCTGTTCGTGGCCCGGGCCCTCAACCTGGCCGCCCACCTGCTCCGCCAGGAAGGCAAGACCGTCTGCCGGAGCGCTGCCTGAAAGGCGGGTAAGGGGACAGCCGGATGCCTCCGGCTGTTGTGTTCCCCCGTATCAGAAGCCGACCCGGCCGTGGCGGCGCGGGCCGGAGCGATCGCCGCCCAGCAGCACCGGCCGCCGGCGCAGCGGCAGGCTGTCGTCGGTCAGCAGCCAGGCCATGGACTGGCGCAGGCCGGTGGCATAAGGCGTCCAGCGCAGGCCCAGCACCTGCTCGGCCGCGGTGGCGTCCAGCTTTTGCTGGCGCTGCCACAGCCCCAGCAGTCCCGGTGTCAGCGGATCGGGCAGGGCCGCGACCGGCCGGCCGAGGCGGCCCAGCACGCGCCGTATGACATGCAGCGGCGGGCCCGCCAGGTACGCGTCGGCGCGCATCTGCTGACGGCGCATCCGCCGCATGGGCTCCGCGCCGATGGCGAGGGCCACGTCGGCGAAGTAGTCGTTCCAGCGCGGGCTGTCCGGCCCCGCCAGGTTCAGCGTGCGCACCTGCCCCGCCGGCACCGGCTTGCGCAGCGCGGCCACCACCGCCGAGCACACGTCGTCCACGTGGACCAGGTTGGACCAGCCGTCGCCGTCCTCGCCCAGGTCACCCAGGCGCCCGGCCGCCAGCCAGCGGGCGATGCGGCCGACCCACAGATGGCTGCCGGGCCCCCAGACGCAGCCGGGCCGCAGCACGGTGGCGCTGCCGCCCGCCGCGGCCACGGTGGCGATGTGGCGTTCCGAATCGCACTTGGCCCGTGCGTACCAGCCCTGCGCCGCCCCGGCGGCGGCCTGTTCGGCCAGCAGGCCTTCCCGGTCGCCGTACACGGCCATGCTGCTGAAATGCACCAGCCGCGGGAAGTCGGCCGCCACCACGGCGCGGGCCAGCACGGCGGCGCCTTCGGCGATGGCCGCGGCACTGCCGGCCACGCAGTTGACCACGGCGTCGGCTTCCTGCAGCGCGCGCGTCAGGGCCGGCTCGTCGCGCGTGTCCAGCCGCAGATGGCCGGGCACGGACAGCGGGGCGCGGGAGGACGCGCTGATGGGGATGGCCCAGCCCGTGGCCTGCAGCATCTGGCACAGCCGCGAGCCGATGTAGCCGGAGCCGCCAAGCACCAGAACTTTCATTGGAAAACCTCCGCCCTGCGGGCTGCGGTGCCATGAGCCTTTGGAACGGCCGGGCGGCTCATGCCACCACCTCCAGCGCCGGCGCGGTGGCCGGTTTGAGGCGCTGCGCCAGATGGTCGGCCAGCCGCAGGGACAGCGCGATGATGGTCAGCGTGGGATTGGCTTGGCTCGAGGTCGGGAAGGCCGCGCTGCCCGCCACGTACAGGCCGCTCACCGCATGCAGCTTGCAGTCGCGGTCCACCACGCTGGTGCGCGGGTCCGGGCCCATGCGGGCGGTGCCGATGTGGTGGCCGCCATAGGCGCCATAGCGCAGCAGGTCCTCTTCCAGCGTGGCGCGCTGGTAGCTGAAGCGGCCGGCGCCGCTGCGCGCCAGCTCGGCAGCCATCAGGTCCAGCGTCTGCGCCACCGAGTCGATGTC is from Ramlibacter tataouinensis TTB310 and encodes:
- a CDS encoding undecaprenyl-phosphate glucose phosphotransferase; the encoded protein is MREAESFPGLGSIAELRRGATAANESRLLLAVEAVLEPLLAVLSLWLLVWLFQGALTPVWLVTSVLAFALAYPGRPQLRAPAHKVVANTLLGWSWIAALLLATGLATGHLGELPRPVIMNWLWFAPASQLLGHWALRKAAPHLVRLQGPPLRAVVVGLNEQGASLADRLTSSAYAGIELVGYFDDRGDGRHHRSGRYKLLGRLTDVAAFVKTHRVQLIYLSLPMASQPRIKELLDALKDTTASVYFVPDMFVTDLIQGRTDSVCGMPVISVCETPFRGHAGLMKRASDIVLSALILLLLSPLLLAIAAAVKLGSPGPVIFRQRRYGLDGQEIVVYKFRSMTVTEDGSSIQQARRNDQRVTRLGAFLRRTSMDELPQFINVLQGRMSIVGPRPHAVAHNEFYRSLIKSYMIRHKVKPGITGWAQVNGYRGETDSLEKMEGRVRYDLDYLRNWSIRLDLYIIFRTVRLVFRDSAAY
- a CDS encoding WecB/TagA/CpsF family glycosyltransferase, whose product is MMGRAARPAPWEPRWKQLVRAVVRVHSGRGEQQLLDWLTRVEEPTVLAFVNAHAMNSAAVSDRFFRAIMSANVVLRDGIGMAILMGLLNQRPGLNLNGTDLIPKILQRYRGSGIALFGTQEPWLSAARDTVLARLAPDSRIVLAHGFHETTVYVRVAAAHRPRLIVLGMGMPKQEEVAQVLRAALGFPCLIICGGAIIDFLGNKTSRAPAWMRRTGLEWAYRLALEPRRLFQRYVIGNPLFVARALNLAAHLLRQEGKTVCRSAA
- a CDS encoding NAD-dependent epimerase/dehydratase family protein; translation: MKVLVLGGSGYIGSRLCQMLQATGWAIPISASSRAPLSVPGHLRLDTRDEPALTRALQEADAVVNCVAGSAAAIAEGAAVLARAVVAADFPRLVHFSSMAVYGDREGLLAEQAAAGAAQGWYARAKCDSERHIATVAAAGGSATVLRPGCVWGPGSHLWVGRIARWLAAGRLGDLGEDGDGWSNLVHVDDVCSAVVAALRKPVPAGQVRTLNLAGPDSPRWNDYFADVALAIGAEPMRRMRRQQMRADAYLAGPPLHVIRRVLGRLGRPVAALPDPLTPGLLGLWQRQQKLDATAAEQVLGLRWTPYATGLRQSMAWLLTDDSLPLRRRPVLLGGDRSGPRRHGRVGF
- the epsF gene encoding chain length determinant protein EpsF; this translates as MSIQQFFSILRARWPVAGLILLATIGAALAWVLLRPTHYTARAPVLVDVQSENVGGGYSPSLIASYMATQIDIAKSDRVAERVMEILKDDLPASTSPLRRTSAAADPQAERRERMKTIQENLEVKPARESNIINISYTANTAADAAKVANAFARAYVDVALDIKTAPHKADASWFDEQVKAARAKLEQAQMKLSEFQQRQGIVGANETAQVDFETSRLNELSNQLALVQAQTTDAQSKRGAAGDTVAEAMASPLVLSLRTDIARLEGKLQDSSASLGPQHPTMQRMQAELAALRSRLGQETSRISSSISTSYETGRARERELQAAVAAQKARVLAVNKDRGQLGLLNKDVEAAQRNFEAITNNASKSRLQALTTQTNLMLLASAVEPLEPSGPSAKQALIVATLAGLLLAVAGALMMELANRRVRSIDDITMATQLPVLASLPASTPAFAALPASRRRLALSNGGTA
- the epsE gene encoding polysaccharide export protein EpsE, whose amino-acid sequence is MSNTLRLLLSVAVALWAALASAQGARAQSAPSAPSAAAASVGPEYKLGPGDSIRVQVFQNPDLTVEARVSENGTISYPLVGNMRLGGLSIGEAEKRIASALQQGGYLKQPQVNINLLQVRGNQVAVLGQVQKPGRFPLETANVRASEMLAAAGGVTPDGDDTLVVTGTRAGKPFRKVIDIPQLFSNARPEDDIQLTGGDTLYVAKAPVFYIYGEAQKPGPYKVERNMTVMQALAAGGGPTPRGSQNRLHLHRAGPNGQVVQTVPKLTDPIQPNDVLFVRESLF
- the epsG gene encoding chain length determinant protein tyrosine kinase EpsG, with translation MNSRVLAMPRESEYSVGLPRQAALPIGALLVDSGRLSFDDAERIHDYQQKTGQLYGEAGVEMGLISPQDVRLALSLQFGHIALPRDAGLSSELVAAWQPESAAVEHLRSLRSQLMLRWFENDARHAALAVVSPGKAEGRSYITANLAVLFSQLGKRTLVIDADLRSPRQHRIFGVPGRVGLSGILAGRVGADAVVDIKAVPGLSVLPAGTTPPNPQELLARSGFSKLLSSLRSTYDVILVDTPAAADCADASTVAARAGAALIVACRDSSSVPRIADLTDELRQFGVTVVGAVLNGAGKA
- the epsL gene encoding XrtB/PEP-CTERM-associated polysaccharide biosynthesis outer membrane protein EpsL, producing the protein MKKLPKQSLIGLAALCVLPAAVQAQLQYQEPYAGDTLQFRALAGLQHDSNVLRTRDGESDQVGVLGAGIRFDKQISLQRITIDAEANAYRHRDFSELNYETLNYNAAWNFSLTPRLRGTVSADRRQFRDVVDALGGGSAVDLRTERTEQVQGLYEIGGGWRAVGGLLQTRSRSDEPRAFESSPTVRSARVGGGYEFGSGASVYVRYRYGTGEYDNVVVGQDFKETEPDIVVRWPVTAKTTVDARVGYLRREHDDGGGFRDFSGGVFNANAYWDITAKTRLTGGFAREIGSYEFIGGGNVRTNRLYVGPMWMPTELVTVSLRYEREERDWNVGPASPDAARSDTTHYSSAMVEWTPRRFLTLQASLRAERRNSSIAFFDYDATIVGVGAKLTF
- the epsA gene encoding XrtB/PEP-CTERM-associated transcriptional regulator EpsA produces the protein MQLAAQGASLSSHADLWQWLQGGVQKLLPHDVLLVCWGDFRSRNLRFDLVSSLPGLRTSECQASMVAPLASYLRDCWVAAQNLPCQVDVAGCADLLGDSGTGWPAGHPIAGMQSALVHGMQEAGDGTERIFAMLSRRPRYDAAAASMLRLLVPFVDLSLRCMPPVPARPVHGERASLSGEKLTLPVASLSERERQIMAWVAMGKTNPEIGCILRISEFTVKNHMKSIFSKLDVTNRAQAVAKLTRMATHA